The following is a genomic window from Crocinitomicaceae bacterium.
TTGCGCACTCCCAATCTTATATATGCTTATGGTCATGTTCAGGTTAACCAAGGTGATACGGTGAATTTGTTCTGTGATTCTCTTTTTTATAATGGCAATACAAATATGTCTGAATTGCGTGGGCATGTGAGGTTGAGAGATAATGAATACAAATTGCTTACAGACTCTATGGATTATGATGGCAATTTGGCCATGGGGTATTATCAGGCGGGGGCTGTGATCACAAGTATTAAAGAAGATTTGAAATTAACTTCACGCAAAGGATCGTACTTTTCAAATTCAAAAACATTTTTTTTTCGTGACAGCGTGCATGTAACCCATCCTGAGTATGAATTGTTCAGTGACACTCTTGAGTTCAGAACTAACGCCGCCACTGCGCATTTTCATGGTCCAACCAAAATACTTTCTGACTCAGCTGAAATTCATTGCAACCGGGGAATTTACTATACGCGCACAAATTATATTCAGCTTTGGAACGGAGCGTCCATGCTAGAACGGGGCAGAACATTAGAGGCAGATAGTTTGATTTTTGATCAGGAAAAAGATGAGGGACAAGGCTTTTGCCACGTGCGCATGTACGATTCAATGGAGCAGGTTTTATTTTTAGCTGATTACTTTTATAAATCACCATTTGATACCGTAATCCAATTATTGGACAACGCTCACGTAATTCAATTCAGTAGGCAGGACACCCTTTTTCTTTCGGCTGATACAATAACGTATTATACAGATACCTTGAGCAATATGTCAAAGTCAATAGCTACAGGGAGAGTTGAAATTATTCGGGCTGAATTTATGGTGGCTTGTGATTCGGCTTATTTCAATGAAACGGATTCAATTATTAAGCTGCATAAAAATCCGGTGATTTGGAGTGACTTGACTCAACTAAGCGGTGATTCAGTGCTTGCAACCTATTATAATCAGGAATTTCATTTGTTAAAAATATATGAACACGCTTTTATTGCTACTGAGCAAGACAGCATTCACTATGACCAAATCAAAGGCCAATACATGACAGCCTATTTGGATTCAGGTAAAATATCAAAAGTATTTATTGATCTCAATGCTCAAACCAGATATTACCTTTCTGAAACAAGCAAAGACAGCCTAGGATATGAAATTAAAACCCTTACCGGAATGAATGAAATAGACTGTAATGATATTTTGATTCATTTTAAAAATTCAGAAATCAGCAAGGTTAGCTTTAATGTGCAGCCCGCTGGCAGTTACACGCCAATAGAAGAAATTCCGGATAACGATCTTTTCCTCAAAGGTTTTGTCTGGCAAATTCAGCGTAAACCCGTCAGAGTATTTATAGAATAATTTTATCTTTACTCCGTGAAATTTCGGTTTGCCATTCTGCTAATTTTTGTTGCCCAGTTTGTTCTGGCGCAAAATGATTTTCCTTTTGGCAAAATCAAGGTTAGAAATTTTACGGCAAAAGACTATACCGCCACGGCACAAAACTGGGATATAATTCAGAATAACGAGTATTATTTTTACATAGCTAATAATGGGGGAATTCTTGAATTTAACGGAGAAAGCTGGTCCAAAATAGAACTTGAAAACAGTGAGCACCCGCGTTCATTTGCTAAAAATGATACCGGACGCATTTATGTGGGTGGACGCGGTGAGTTTGGTTATCTTGATTATGATGCGATGGGCAAAACAGTCTATCACAAACTTTCACACCCGGTTGATACCATTGAGTTTTCAGATGTATGGAATGTCTACTGCATTGGTGAACACACCTGCTTTGTAACCAGCAGCCATATCTTCATTTATTTTGAACAGAATATTGAAGTGATTGAAGTACCCGATGGCGAACGCATAAAAACCAGTTGTTCTATTGATGAAGTAATAATCTGCACGTTTGAAAGAACCGATGGCGACCTTTCTTATGTTTTGAGAGGGAATAAATTTTTTGAAATCCAGAATTCTATCAAAGTTTCTCCTGCTATTATTTATGAAGAAGAGGGAAAAAAAATAATCATTGACGACAAAGGAAATTTTCATGAGTTTCAGCAAAATGGAAGCGCTTATCAAATGGTTTTACAAACCAATCGTAAGTTGAATGTTGGTGAAGGTTTTAAAATAAATAACATTGCTATACAGAATAATTTAATTGTTACCGGCACGGCAGGCAATGGCGTATTGATCTTTGATATGAAAGGTAATCTGGTGAGAACTTTTATGGAAAAAGATGGTCTTGAAAATTTAGAAATCAGAAAAATATTTTTTGATCAGTACAGCAATATCTGGTTGGGCAATGATAATGGAATCACCTTTGTTGAAACATCTGATGCAATCACATCATTTGATAAGGATTTTGGCATTACCGGAATTACAGAAGATATCTATTTGAAAAACGGAGAAATTTATTTGGCAACGCATACTGATTTGTTTAAAAGTGAATTCGGCAATGGAACCATGTCATTTAAAAAACAAAATGTATTTGGCATGGAATTATACCAATTGCGTGAATATACTTTCTCTGATGGAAAAACATACGTGCTGGCAATTGCGAATGATGGAGTATATTATTTAGATGATCAAATGCAAAAACATCTCATTGGAGATTTGTATGCATGGGATTTATTTCAGTCTACAAAAAATCCTGACATGATTTATGTTGGTTTAGATGGTACCGGAGTAGGTTCTATCTCCTATGTCAACGGAAAATTTATATATAATGGTATTTATGACGGAACCACCGGTGAAGTGCGTTCGGTGATTGAAATTCAAGGAAACGTCTACTATTCAGTTAAACGAGAAGGAATCTATCTGTTGGATACAACAAAAAATCAAAATGAAAACATCTTGCCCGGATTGTTACCATTAAAGGATACAACCAACTATTATGAGCAATTTACGCTGGGAGTATTTAGAGACAGAGGTTATGTTGGTACCTCAAATGGCTTGTTTGAAATTGAAGGTAAAAACTTAGTTGCTTCAGAACTCAACCAAGGGCAATTCATTGAAGAGAAACTATTGGTGCATCGCATTTTTAATGATGACAATGAAAAAATGTGGATGGTGATTTTTCACAAGGCAGATACTAAAGATGAATATTCAGAAATTGGATACATGGATTTTTCATCAGATACAGCAATTTGGGTTTCAGCTCCCTTTAAACAAATATCAGATGATGTAATTTATTCTCTCAAACGCGACAAAAATGGCATCTATTGGTTTGGCGGCGGACGTAAAGTTTATGCCTATAATCCCGAGGCAACTTCTAATTTTGCTCAGCCATTCAACTCTTACATTTATCAAGTATCACTTAATGAAGATTCTATTTTTCAATATAACACACACAAAATAC
Proteins encoded in this region:
- a CDS encoding SpoIIE family protein phosphatase; the encoded protein is MKFRFAILLIFVAQFVLAQNDFPFGKIKVRNFTAKDYTATAQNWDIIQNNEYYFYIANNGGILEFNGESWSKIELENSEHPRSFAKNDTGRIYVGGRGEFGYLDYDAMGKTVYHKLSHPVDTIEFSDVWNVYCIGEHTCFVTSSHIFIYFEQNIEVIEVPDGERIKTSCSIDEVIICTFERTDGDLSYVLRGNKFFEIQNSIKVSPAIIYEEEGKKIIIDDKGNFHEFQQNGSAYQMVLQTNRKLNVGEGFKINNIAIQNNLIVTGTAGNGVLIFDMKGNLVRTFMEKDGLENLEIRKIFFDQYSNIWLGNDNGITFVETSDAITSFDKDFGITGITEDIYLKNGEIYLATHTDLFKSEFGNGTMSFKKQNVFGMELYQLREYTFSDGKTYVLAIANDGVYYLDDQMQKHLIGDLYAWDLFQSTKNPDMIYVGLDGTGVGSISYVNGKFIYNGIYDGTTGEVRSVIEIQGNVYYSVKREGIYLLDTTKNQNENILPGLLPLKDTTNYYEQFTLGVFRDRGYVGTSNGLFEIEGKNLVASELNQGQFIEEKLLVHRIFNDDNEKMWMVIFHKADTKDEYSEIGYMDFSSDTAIWVSAPFKQISDDVIYSLKRDKNGIYWFGGGRKVYAYNPEATSNFAQPFNSYIYQVSLNEDSIFQYNTHKILSTEHRIVYAQNSVRFDFTSTAYLGGLENEYSWYLEGFESDWGKWKSTNFTEYQRLTEGDYVFHVQAKNYYGYESTEATFSFTILPPWYRTAWAYIVYIILFILLIYIIIRVSIARVKSQKEELEKIVQERTHEIAEQNHLLEHQKAEIEEKTNDILDSIKYAKRIQNTILPGEDKLRQIFDHDHFVLYKPKDIVSGDFYWAARFENKTIFSAIDCTGHGVPGAFVSIVGFNGLNRTVNEFKLRQPAAILDKLTDLVVDTFSQSESNIKDGMDIGLCAIDNETLKLEFSGANNPLLLVREKEAIELKPDKQPIGEFEERKPFTNHEIQLQSGDCVYVFSDGYADQFGGPKGKKLKYKALKDLLVEISQLEMKEQLTRLDQAFNAWKGEYEQLDDVCLFGVKIK